A DNA window from Anastrepha ludens isolate Willacy chromosome 6, idAnaLude1.1, whole genome shotgun sequence contains the following coding sequences:
- the LOC128868300 gene encoding uncharacterized protein LOC128868300 isoform X2, whose translation MERFIKANLFMICCVAAGLLLIVYLGAFSCEVSWILEAHGDLPISSYILCTQFFIVFVATTILIHGLVTGLPWGLFAWSVVIGLLSIPELIFVMIMTTQHWGLQSVHGLTELISYLVRLVINCFALICVIPTGIRWRRETQVLTQLQGLATRLQLQTPPPSVPIVKADSRRSSKRRQSGAFENAGYEVSEPTKISMSGSQAQGLNMYNANPLFGSQNEFNAAIFMPQYMQQFNGHSCGNNGVQMRNGNRAQSLMDLRCTLPGMYNPRYVLDTEDKNGKYFNITIDDLKNSIQDSKKHQAPPSLIGSVNDPIYCSIEPKQQTPPQQRQRSPEKSSQPTTKLARNCISLENLDGIAKVQNELAAYGNNLLQNYTQQQQYYLAMLSGYLNPVHGTGVYRRPSSGSAVGGFSGTVLAQPVPRRNPQPLQYYGGYDYANYTNPYITANSKLSLGNESDDYRKYRDVAL comes from the exons ATGGAGCGTTTTATAAAGGCCAATTTATTTATGATTTGCTGTGTGGCTGCCGGATTGTTACTG ATCGTGTACTTGGGTGCCTTCTCCTGTGAAGTGTCCTGGATACTGGAGGCGCACGGCGATTTGCCCATATCCTCATACATCCTCTGCACAcagttttttatagtttttgtagCAACAACAATACTCATACATGGACTTGTCACAGGCTTGCCGTGGGGCCTATTCGCATGGTCAGTGGTCATTGGTCTACTCTCCATACCGGAGCTGATATTTGTCATGATTATGACAACACAACATTGG GGTCTGCAATCGGTGCACGGTCTCACCGAGTTGATTTCCTACCTTGTAAGGCTGGTGATAAATTGTTTTGCGTTGATTTGTGTGATACCCACAGGCATAAG ATGGCGTCGCGAGACGCAGGTGCTTACACAACTGCAGGGCTTGGCTACACGCCTCCAGTTGCAGACTCCGCCGCCCAGCGTGCCAATTGTCAAGGCCGATTCGCGGCGTTCCAGCAAACGACGCCAGAGTGGCGCTTTCGAGAATGCAGGGTATGAGGTGAGCGAACCGACGAAGATCAGTATGAGCGGCTCACAAGCACAAGGCCTAAATATGTACAACGCCAATCCGCTATTTGGCTCTCAAAATGAATTCAATGCTGCGATTTTTATGCCACAATATATGCAACAGTTCAATGGCCACAGTTGTGGCAACAACGGTGTTCAAATGCGCAACG GCAATCGCGCGCAATCATTGATGGATCTACGTTGCACACTTCCCGGCATGTATAACCCGCGCTACGTGCTCGACACGGAGGAtaaaaatggcaaatatttcaatataacCATCGACGATCTGAAGAACAGTATACAAGACTCAAAAAAGCATCAGGCGCCACCTTCGCTAATAGGATCGGTTAACGATCCCATTTACTGTTCGATTGAGCCCAAACAGCAAACTCCGCCACAACAAAGGCAACGCTCACCGGAAAAATCCTCACAGCCGACGACAAAGTTGGCGCGCAACTGCATCTCGCTGGAAAATTTGGATGGCATTGCGAAGGTGCAAAACGAATTGGCTGCCTATGGCAACAATTTGTTGCAGAATTACACGCAGCAGCAACAATACTACTTGGCCATGTTGAGCGGGTATTTGAATCCAGTGCATGGCACAGGCGTCTATCGGCGCCCGTCAAGTGGCTCTGCCGTGGGCGGCTTCTCGGGCACCGTATTGGCCCAGCCAGTGCCGCGTAGGAATCCCCAACCACTGCAATACTATGGCGGCTATGATTATGCGAACTACACAAATCCCTACATTACGGCGAACAGCAAATTGTCTTTGGGCAATGAGTCCGATGACTATCGGAAATATCGCGATGTCGCGTTGTAG
- the LOC128868300 gene encoding uncharacterized protein LOC128868300 isoform X1, whose translation MNYEKAIGETQQHKSKNNKNSIQSFWNDQIMERFIKANLFMICCVAAGLLLIVYLGAFSCEVSWILEAHGDLPISSYILCTQFFIVFVATTILIHGLVTGLPWGLFAWSVVIGLLSIPELIFVMIMTTQHWGLQSVHGLTELISYLVRLVINCFALICVIPTGIRWRRETQVLTQLQGLATRLQLQTPPPSVPIVKADSRRSSKRRQSGAFENAGYEVSEPTKISMSGSQAQGLNMYNANPLFGSQNEFNAAIFMPQYMQQFNGHSCGNNGVQMRNGNRAQSLMDLRCTLPGMYNPRYVLDTEDKNGKYFNITIDDLKNSIQDSKKHQAPPSLIGSVNDPIYCSIEPKQQTPPQQRQRSPEKSSQPTTKLARNCISLENLDGIAKVQNELAAYGNNLLQNYTQQQQYYLAMLSGYLNPVHGTGVYRRPSSGSAVGGFSGTVLAQPVPRRNPQPLQYYGGYDYANYTNPYITANSKLSLGNESDDYRKYRDVAL comes from the exons ATGAATTATGAAAAGGCCATCGGTGAAACGCAGCAGCacaagagcaaaaacaacaaaaatagcatACAAAGTTTTTGGAATGATCAAATAATGGAGCGTTTTATAAAGGCCAATTTATTTATGATTTGCTGTGTGGCTGCCGGATTGTTACTG ATCGTGTACTTGGGTGCCTTCTCCTGTGAAGTGTCCTGGATACTGGAGGCGCACGGCGATTTGCCCATATCCTCATACATCCTCTGCACAcagttttttatagtttttgtagCAACAACAATACTCATACATGGACTTGTCACAGGCTTGCCGTGGGGCCTATTCGCATGGTCAGTGGTCATTGGTCTACTCTCCATACCGGAGCTGATATTTGTCATGATTATGACAACACAACATTGG GGTCTGCAATCGGTGCACGGTCTCACCGAGTTGATTTCCTACCTTGTAAGGCTGGTGATAAATTGTTTTGCGTTGATTTGTGTGATACCCACAGGCATAAG ATGGCGTCGCGAGACGCAGGTGCTTACACAACTGCAGGGCTTGGCTACACGCCTCCAGTTGCAGACTCCGCCGCCCAGCGTGCCAATTGTCAAGGCCGATTCGCGGCGTTCCAGCAAACGACGCCAGAGTGGCGCTTTCGAGAATGCAGGGTATGAGGTGAGCGAACCGACGAAGATCAGTATGAGCGGCTCACAAGCACAAGGCCTAAATATGTACAACGCCAATCCGCTATTTGGCTCTCAAAATGAATTCAATGCTGCGATTTTTATGCCACAATATATGCAACAGTTCAATGGCCACAGTTGTGGCAACAACGGTGTTCAAATGCGCAACG GCAATCGCGCGCAATCATTGATGGATCTACGTTGCACACTTCCCGGCATGTATAACCCGCGCTACGTGCTCGACACGGAGGAtaaaaatggcaaatatttcaatataacCATCGACGATCTGAAGAACAGTATACAAGACTCAAAAAAGCATCAGGCGCCACCTTCGCTAATAGGATCGGTTAACGATCCCATTTACTGTTCGATTGAGCCCAAACAGCAAACTCCGCCACAACAAAGGCAACGCTCACCGGAAAAATCCTCACAGCCGACGACAAAGTTGGCGCGCAACTGCATCTCGCTGGAAAATTTGGATGGCATTGCGAAGGTGCAAAACGAATTGGCTGCCTATGGCAACAATTTGTTGCAGAATTACACGCAGCAGCAACAATACTACTTGGCCATGTTGAGCGGGTATTTGAATCCAGTGCATGGCACAGGCGTCTATCGGCGCCCGTCAAGTGGCTCTGCCGTGGGCGGCTTCTCGGGCACCGTATTGGCCCAGCCAGTGCCGCGTAGGAATCCCCAACCACTGCAATACTATGGCGGCTATGATTATGCGAACTACACAAATCCCTACATTACGGCGAACAGCAAATTGTCTTTGGGCAATGAGTCCGATGACTATCGGAAATATCGCGATGTCGCGTTGTAG
- the LOC128868296 gene encoding WASH complex subunit 2 produces the protein MEEGSRAEKIISQAVQWSFEGDCSLLTWMQELSQNLEQRASTTSDALQQLSVNVNRTAIALENAANSLTALQYTQFVESRCHDDDETLANATELPAEVVPTSSDKTTTPSELLGTFLRKNLQMLHNSHEKYALDFEDSDDDESTTATNCIYQPKNPYNDALLPHIYGSKLWKEHWHVGLCDGSNEYSGDETSDAFSESSSSSATDNESYESNTANLSEWASSTSIPIEHKHPALLVITQNNPAVTATNNAAAQNKRLPTTPHFPSNDDSDTCSTTSRSTTRNPATHQARVHDLFATLRHDTPITSTSASSSSPQQQQIAVNSVHTNRNAAEPSSILPPFIDSIPPTDIFADAVLAQKTNSNTERESIQPRSETSQQSKRMPVNLFDDDDFNSFMTEVEDKPQTKAEQHAQLPVPATRNLSMKNEASVPPVKQATVPNTVDLFAEQLNIKTPIVNQSTVPAKVEKPNEIKQRKPINLFDSPEDSSENDSIFSTTIPSKEKKLDIGVAAAKPTITAKLLFDDDEDDDDFLNVFGTKKLNLPPPKSTGKSLFFDEESDKDSRPTKQSSRFTSNLFDDIPPADYEPQSTLKHETKKVVDSRAIEESGSRASIQKDATATAQVDLFDNIDDGVGQKPILDFAKTGVQPQRLETAAVKSGNKLFGGNLFGDEDTEDLDDLLSTQSKASQQLTKSVPNEAVRNLSNSVEATKAFTKEITHQKRPLFKNVFVDNDDLFSERVAKRDAQAEDDDTKAIPNKTSQIPDAPSRDVPKRTALFDDDFDDDSDDLFGVKATTKVILNQQNSTDNRKQKDGATLLEQKQNKKSPTKQATETANVNPPTALLEDVLETGKEDLFNEVNIDSVSEVTKEEHADMSEANSDTMQSNSTVPSVVDQPVSTLFEKKTAATPINELQSSALFVDDNNTVSESLFPESLSSPNDDINEQVVNYAEKNPIVEANSLAVTAEKAADNEILKSKMQEADDSSAAVAQTSSTSKSSHMEIAVEPDENSSNVNATETSLEPSMPSVVAPADIDTQSVHNHKYSGIFLDEPPDDDDFFTTLNNSTQPLSVSKLTLDLENDFYEPALPETPSIENKATAITGTNVQKNGNIKNQPNSSSDYGGLRLFSEIPPDDDGDDFSFSAPAKATPQNTVMNQRLHSIFYDDFSETLEAVQQIKENRTAAQMLFADEPPADEELFNIMEKVTPTKPHAKKREKAENLIDSTSQMPSVKKESFKVERDWNDELATSSSNVAASSKDVTDRVVNKLNSDFLHAPEKSSSPPGKLQMPNIKINVQALLPGVGGKPNFKKSPTSAEVSKPSATPTEIPEPSTTISKDTSSASLISTTTSESANENMLTSVCKTRIRAPAGRRPSTRRARQENYRQSLIGEQADLERHDDALKNQPEGNVPDRDQHQEQLRNKAETTYVTIDSSNEGATALNTSSGGISALHTNLFVDDDGDDAYDYDSLFKSAHIRNAEKNIPTQSANLKTPNSINDHRTAEKPFDQTPTVQATAKNPSTFTKYFAEKEDDNADDLFESAHVTQADSSTSTIIKTKTNKPTTAKSTSKSVFGTPPSEDGYDDLFNSGKSAPPVNATTTQTTKYLPPTIKATNVSGQQKQTASIGGSKLDSIFGSDDEDADFLSNLKPKKKTTTASLKSTSSGSIAKQATAGGGGLFSDIESDEDDLFGGKSKSKHDTVKTKATTATKMQVPPTHKSTKITSTLKNPATLTDNPLADLLDP, from the exons ATGGAAGAGGGCTCGAGAGCTGAAAAAATAATCTCACAGGCAGTGCAATGGAGTTTCGAAGGAGATTGCTCGCTACTCACTTGGATGCAGGAGCTTTCACAG AATTTAGAACAGCGGGCGTCAACCACCAGCGATGCACTTCAACAACTGAGTGTGAATGTGAATAGAACGGCAATAGCATTGGAGAATGCGGCCAACAGCTTGACCGCATTGCAATACACACAGTTTGTCGAGAGTCGCTGCCATGATGATGACGAAACACTAGCGAATGCAACAGAATTGCCAGCGGAAGTAGTACCCACG TCCAGTGACAAAACGACGACTCCCAGTGAGCTGCTGGGAACATTTCTgcggaaaaatttgcaaatgctgCACAACAGTCATGAGAAGTATGCGCTCGATTTCGAAGACTCTGATGACGACGAATCCACCACTGCGACTAA CTGTATTTATCAACCGAAGAACCCATACAACGATGCCTTACTCCCACATATTTATGGGAGTAAACTGTGGAAAGAACACTGGCATGTAGGGCTGTGTGATGGCTCAAACGAATACTCTGGCGATGAAACATCCGATGCATTTTCTGAATCCTCCAGCTCCTCAGCTACCGATAACGAATCATATGAGAGTAATACGGCGAATCTCTCAGAATGGGCTTCGAGTACATCTATACCGATCGAACATAAGCATCCTGCACTGTTGGTGATAACTCAAAATAATCCAGCGGTGACTGCAACAAATAATGCTGCTGCTCAAAATAAACGGTTACCAACCACACCACATTTTCCAAGTAACGATGACAGCGATACTTGTTCTACAACGTCTCGAAGTACCACACGGAATCCAGCAACGCACCAAGCACGCGTTCATGATTTGTTTGCTACATTGCGACATGATACACCAATTACGAGTACTTCTGCTTCATCATCATccccacagcaacaacaaatcgcTGTTAATTCAGTGCATACCAATCGTAATGCGGCGGAGCCTTCTTCTATATTGCCGCCTTTCATTGACTCAATACCACCTACAGACATTTTTGCTGATGCGGTATTAGCACAAAAAACCAACAGTAATACTGAAAGGGAATCAATACAGCCAAGATCAGAAACTAGCCAACAAAGTAAACGAATGCCTGTAAATTTGTTCGATGATGATGATTTCAATTCGTTCATGACAGAAGTCGAGGATAAACCTCAAACGAAAGCTGAACAGCATGCACAATTGCCAGTTCCAGCGACTAGAAATCTTTCAATGAAAAATGAAGCAAGTGTTCCTCCAGTGAAGCAAGCAACTGTGCCAAATACAGTAGATTTGTTTGCCGAGCAGTTGAATATTAAAACGCCAATTGTAAATCAGTCAACGGTGCCGGCTAAAGTTGAAAAaccaaatgaaattaaacaacGAAAACCAATAAATCTTTTTGATAGCCCCGAAGACAGCTCCGAGAATGATTCGATCTTCTCCACGACTATACCAAGTAAAGAGAAAAAGTTGGATATTGGTGTAGCAGCGGCTAAGCCAACCATTACTGCAAAATTGCTTTTTGACGATGACGAAGATGATGATGACTTTTTAAATGTCTTTggcacaaaaaaactaaacttaCCACCACCGAAAAGTACAGGTAAAAGTTTATTCTTTGACGAGGAAAGTGATAAAGACAGTCGGCCTACTAAGCAGTCGTCACGATTTACGAGCAATCTGTTCGATGATATTCCACCTGCAGATTATGAACCTCAATCCACTTTGAAGCACGAAACCAAGAAAGTGGTCGATAGCCGTGCAATTGAGGAGAGTGGGAGTAGAGCGAGTATACAAAAGGATGCGACAGCAACTGCCCAAGTGGACTTATTTGATAATATTGATGATGGAGTGGGTCAAAAACCTATACTAGATTTTGCCAAGACGGGAGTGCAACCAcag agGTTAGAAACGGCAGCAGTAAAATCCGGTAACAAACTTTTCGGAGGAAATCTTTTTGGCGACGAAGACACTGAAGATTTAGATGATTTATTATCGACACAATCAAAAGCCAGTCAACAATTAACCAAATCTGTTCCTAATGAGGCTGTAAGAAACCTTAGCAACAGCGTAGAAGCTACAAAAGCATTTACTAAAGAGATTACACATCAAAAAAGgcctttatttaaaaatgtttttgttgatAATGACGACTTATTCAGTGAACGTGTAGCGAAAAGAGATGCACAAGCTGAGGATGATGACACTAAAGCAATTCCCAATAAAACTTCACAAATTCCAGATGCACCATCAAGAGATGTGCCGAAAAGAACAGCACTTTTTGATGATGACTTCGACGATGATAGCGACGATTTATTTGGCGTAAAAGCAACTACGAAAGTAATACTCAACCAGCAAAACAGCACTGATAATCGGAAACaaaaagacggcgctactttaTTAGAGcagaaacaaaataagaaatctCCAACTAAGCAAGCCACAGAAACGGCAAATGTTAACCCACCAACCGCCTTACTCGAAGATGTTTTGGAAACTGGGAAAGAGGATTTGTTTAATGAGGTTAATATAGATTCGGTGTCAGAAGTCACCAAAGAGGAACACGCAGACATGAGTGAAGCGAATTCAGACACAATGCAGTCTAATTCCACTGTGCCTTCTGTTGTAGATCAACCAGTGAGCACTTTGTTTGAGAAGAAAACTGCTGCAACACCAATTAATGAATTACAGAGTAGCGCACTTTTCGTTGACGATAATAACACTGTAAGCGAATCTTTATTCCCTGAATCTCTAAGTTCACCAAACGACGACATAAATGAGCAAGTAGTTAATTATGCCGAAAAGAATCCAATCGTTGAGGCCAACAGCTTAGCTGTAACTGCGGAAAAAGCAGCagataatgaaattttaaaatcgaaaatgCAGGAAGCTGACGATAGCTCGGCTGCAGTTGCGCAAACTAGTTCAACCAGCAAATCTTCACATATGGAAATAGCTGTAGAACCTGATGAAAACAGCTCTAACGTAAATGCCACAGAAACTTCATTGGAACCATCAATGCCGTCAGTTGTTGCTCCTGCTGATATAGACACACAATCTGTTCACAATCATAAATATTCTGGCATTTTTCTCGACGAGCCACCCGATGACGATGATTTCTTCACAACACTCAACAATAGTACTCAACCTTTGTCCGTCTCGAAATTGACGCTCGACTTGGAAAATGATTTCTATGAACCTGCCTTACCAGAGACACCAAGCATTGAAAACAAAGCAACGGCAATAACTGGCACAAACGTCCAAAAGAATGGGAACATCAAAAATCAGCCGAATAGTAGTAGTGATTATGGTGGTTTACGTTTGTTTAGTGAAATCCCCCCAGACGATGATGGCGATGATTTTAGCTTTTCTGCGCCCGCGAAAGCTACACCTCAGAATACTGTGATGAATCAGCGTTTGCATAGTATTTTCTATGATGATTTCTCAGAGACTTTGGAGGCAGTACAGCAGATAAAGGAAAATAGAACAGCAGCGCAGATGCTATTCGCTGATGAGCCGCCCGCGGATGAAGAGCTATTTAATATAATGGAAAAAGTGACACCGACGAAGCCGCATGCTAAGAAACGGGAAAAGGcagaaaatttaatagattCAACCAGCCAAATGCCATCTGTTAAGAAGGAAAGTTTTAAAGTTGAAAGGGACTGGAATGATGAACTTGCGACTAGCAGTAGCAACGTCGCTGCATCCTCCAAAGATGTGACCGATCGGGTAGTAAACAAGTTGAATTCGGATTTCTTACATGCGCCGGAAAAATCGAGCAGCCCTCCAGGCAAATTACAAATGCCAAATATCAAGATAAACGTACAGGCGTTGCTACCTGGCGTTGGTGGAAagccaaattttaaaaagtcgCCAACTTCTGCTGAGGTATCCAAACCTTCAGCTACTCCAACGGAAATTCCAGAACCATCGACTACGATAAGCAAAGACACCTCAAGCGCATCTTTAATTTCGACTACAACGTCTGAGTCAGCTAATGAAAACATGTTGACTAGTGTTTGCAAGACACGTATACGTGCACCAGCCGGCAGACGTCCGTCTACGCGGAGAGCGCGTCAGGAAAATTATCGACAATCTCTTATTGGCGAGCAAGCAGACCTCGAACGGCATGATGATGCCCTAAAAAATCAACCGGAGGGAAACGTGCCAGATAGAGATCAGCACCAGGAGCAGCTGCGCAACAAAGCCGAAACTACATATGTGACAATAGATTCCAGCAACGAGGGAGCGACTGCATTAAACACAAGCAGTGGTGGCATTAGTgctttgcatacaaatttatttgtggACGACGACGGCGACGACGCTTACGATTATGATTCTCTCTTCAAATCTGCGCACATTCGTAATGCGGAGAAAAATATTCCAACTCAAAGTGCAAATCTGAAAACACCAAATTCCATAAACGACCACAGGACTGCCGAAAAGCCTTTTGATCAAACGCCCACAGTGCAAGCGACAGCGAAAAACCCATCaacattcacaaaatattttgccgAAAAAGAAGATGACAATGCAGATGATCTATTTGAGAGTGCGCATGTCACGCAAGCAGATAGCAGTAcaagtacaataataaaaaccaaaacgaaCAAACCTACAACAGCAAAGAGTACTTCAAAATCTGTATTTGGCACTCCTCCAAGTGAAGATGGTTATGATGATCTCTTCAACAGCGGTAAATCAGCGCCACCagtaaatgcaacaacaacgcaaacaacaaaatatttgccaCCAACAATCAAAGCAACTAATGTCAGTggtcaacaaaaacaaactgcCAGCATAGGAGGCAGTAAATTAGACTCAATTTTCGGCAGCGATGATGAAGACGCTGATTTTTTGTCAAACCTGAAgcccaagaaaaaaacaacaacagcaagcttAAAATCAACCAGCTCAGGTAGCATAGCAAAGCAGGCAACGGCTGGCGGTGGCGGCCTATTTAGTGATATTGAAAGTGATGAAGATGATCTCTTCGGTGGAAAGAGCAAGTCAAAACATG ATACcgttaaaacaaaagcaaccaCTGCAACAAAAATGCAGGTACCGCCAACACACAAATCAACGAAAATTACGTCGACTCTCAAGAATCCAGCAACCCTGACCGATAATCCTTTGGCAGATTTGCTAGACCCATAA